A region of Lichenibacterium dinghuense DNA encodes the following proteins:
- the rpsE gene encoding 30S ribosomal protein S5, with translation MARERERDREDRDNEFVDKLVHINRVAKVVKGGRRFGFAALVVVGDQKGRVGYGHGKAREVPEAIRKATESAKRGMIRVPLREGRTLHHDVNGRHGAGRVILRAAPAGTGIIAGGPMRAVFETLGVHDVVAKSQGSSNPYNMVRATFDALIHEDSPRQVAARRNIKVSTLQSRRQGVDADAVEA, from the coding sequence ATGGCTCGTGAAAGAGAGCGCGACCGCGAGGATCGCGACAACGAATTCGTGGACAAGCTGGTCCACATCAACCGCGTCGCCAAGGTGGTGAAGGGCGGCCGGCGCTTCGGCTTCGCGGCGCTCGTCGTCGTCGGCGACCAGAAGGGCCGCGTCGGCTACGGCCACGGCAAGGCGCGCGAAGTGCCGGAAGCCATCCGCAAGGCCACGGAATCCGCCAAGCGCGGCATGATCCGCGTGCCGCTGCGCGAGGGCCGGACGCTGCACCACGACGTGAACGGCCGCCACGGCGCCGGCCGCGTCATCCTGCGCGCCGCCCCGGCCGGCACCGGCATCATCGCCGGCGGCCCGATGCGCGCCGTGTTCGAGACGCTCGGCGTCCACGACGTCGTCGCCAAGAGCCAGGGCTCGTCGAACCCCTACAACATGGTCCGCGCCACCTTCGACGCGCTGATCCACGAGGATTCGCCCCGCCAGGTCGCGGCGCGCCGCAACATCAAGGTGTCCACCCTGCAGTCCCGCCGCCAGGGCGTGGACGCCGACGCCGTCGAAGCCTGA
- the rplR gene encoding 50S ribosomal protein L18, protein MSKSDLSDRRKARVRLAIRKNAGGRPRLSVFRSSKQIYAQVIDDARGVTVASASTVEKSNREGLKTGADKAAAEQIGKLVAQRALEAGVTEVVFDRGSYMYHGRVKALAEGAREGGLKF, encoded by the coding sequence ATGAGCAAGAGCGATCTTTCCGACCGCCGCAAGGCTCGCGTCCGCCTGGCCATTCGCAAGAATGCCGGCGGCCGTCCCCGCCTTTCGGTCTTCCGGTCTTCCAAGCAGATCTACGCGCAGGTGATCGACGACGCCCGCGGCGTGACCGTGGCCTCGGCCTCGACGGTCGAGAAGTCGAACCGCGAGGGGCTCAAGACGGGAGCCGACAAGGCCGCCGCCGAGCAGATCGGCAAGCTGGTCGCCCAGCGCGCCCTCGAGGCCGGCGTGACCGAGGTCGTGTTCGACCGCGGCTCCTACATGTACCACGGCCGCGTCAAGGCGCTTGCCGAGGGCGCCCGCGAGGGTGGCCTGAAGTTCTGA
- the rplF gene encoding 50S ribosomal protein L6, producing MSRVGKKPVVLPKGVTATVQGQKVDIKGAKGTLSFTVPDDCDVALNDNEIAVNPRSESKRAQAMWGTSRAMINNLVTGVSAGFEKRLEITGVGYKAAVQGKKLVLSLGYSHDVDYPIPDGIDIKATKPTELVVSGIDKREVGQVASEIRAYRPPEPYKGKGVKYAGEFIFRKEGKKK from the coding sequence ATGTCCAGGGTCGGTAAGAAGCCGGTCGTGCTCCCCAAGGGCGTGACCGCGACGGTTCAGGGCCAGAAGGTCGACATCAAGGGCGCGAAGGGCACTCTGTCCTTCACCGTCCCGGATGACTGCGACGTGGCGCTGAACGACAACGAGATCGCGGTGAACCCGCGCTCGGAAAGCAAGCGCGCCCAGGCGATGTGGGGCACGTCGCGCGCCATGATCAACAACCTCGTGACCGGCGTCTCCGCCGGCTTCGAGAAGCGCCTCGAGATCACGGGCGTCGGCTACAAGGCCGCCGTCCAGGGCAAGAAGCTCGTCCTGTCGCTCGGCTACAGCCACGACGTCGACTATCCGATCCCGGACGGCATCGACATCAAGGCCACCAAGCCGACCGAGCTGGTCGTGTCCGGCATCGACAAGCGCGAAGTCGGCCAGGTGGCTTCCGAGATCCGCGCCTACCGTCCGCCGGAGCCCTACAAGGGCAAGGGCGTGAAGTACGCGGGCGAGTTCATCTTCCGCAAGGAAGGCAAGAAGAAGTAA
- the rpsH gene encoding 30S ribosomal protein S8: MSVNDPLGDMLTRIRNAQLRRKGKVSTPGSRLRANVLDVLEQEGFIRGYSTTDHGNGRTEFDIELKYFDNAPVIKMIERVSRPGRRVYAAVDALPRVANGLGLTIVSTPKGVMADHAARENNVGGEVLCKVF, translated from the coding sequence ATGTCCGTGAACGATCCCCTGGGTGACATGCTCACCCGCATCCGCAACGCCCAGCTCCGCCGCAAGGGCAAGGTGTCGACGCCGGGCTCGCGCCTGCGCGCCAACGTGCTCGACGTGCTGGAGCAGGAAGGCTTCATCCGCGGCTACTCGACGACGGACCACGGCAACGGCCGCACCGAGTTCGACATCGAGCTGAAGTATTTCGACAACGCGCCGGTCATCAAGATGATCGAGCGCGTGTCCCGTCCGGGCCGCCGCGTCTACGCGGCCGTCGATGCGCTGCCGCGCGTCGCCAACGGCCTGGGCCTCACGATCGTGTCGACGCCCAAGGGCGTCATGGCTGACCACGCCGCGCGCGAGAACAACGTCGGCGGCGAGGTCCTGTGCAAGGTCTTCTGA
- the rpsN gene encoding 30S ribosomal protein S14 encodes MAKKSSVEKNEHRRSLVKQYAAKRAKLKGIADDANLPMEERFEARLKLSELPRNSAAARIRNRCEVSGRSRSVYRKMKMSRIALRELGNKGLIPGLVKSSW; translated from the coding sequence ATGGCTAAGAAGAGTTCTGTCGAGAAGAACGAACACCGGCGCTCGCTGGTGAAGCAATATGCGGCGAAGCGGGCGAAGCTGAAGGGCATCGCCGACGACGCCAACCTGCCGATGGAAGAGCGCTTCGAGGCGCGGCTGAAGCTCTCCGAGCTGCCCCGCAACTCGGCCGCGGCGCGCATCCGCAACCGTTGCGAAGTGTCGGGCCGCTCGCGCTCGGTGTACCGCAAGATGAAGATGTCCCGCATCGCGCTCCGCGAGCTGGGCAACAAGGGCCTGATCCCGGGCTTGGTCAAGTCGAGCTGGTGA
- the rplE gene encoding 50S ribosomal protein L5 — protein sequence MEASPALPAGYVPRMKQVYRDTIRQAMTEQFGYKNQLAVPRLDKIVLNMGVGEAVNDTKKVTSAAADLSLIAGQKPVITHARNAISTFKVREGMPLGAKVTLRDIRMYEFLDRLVTVALPRIRDFRGLSPKSFDGRGNFAMGIKEHIIFPEIDYDKAETMLGMDIIVCTTAKTDDEARALLKAFNFPFRQ from the coding sequence ATGGAGGCCTCGCCGGCCCTCCCCGCCGGCTACGTGCCGCGCATGAAGCAGGTGTACCGCGACACCATCCGTCAGGCGATGACGGAGCAGTTCGGGTACAAGAACCAGCTCGCCGTGCCGCGCCTCGACAAGATCGTGCTCAACATGGGCGTGGGCGAGGCCGTCAACGACACCAAGAAGGTGACGAGCGCCGCCGCCGACCTGTCGCTGATCGCCGGCCAGAAGCCCGTGATCACCCACGCGCGCAACGCCATCTCGACCTTCAAGGTGCGCGAGGGGATGCCGCTCGGCGCCAAGGTGACGCTGCGCGACATCCGCATGTACGAGTTCCTGGACCGCCTGGTCACGGTGGCGCTGCCGCGCATCCGCGACTTCCGCGGCCTGAGCCCGAAGTCCTTCGACGGCCGCGGCAACTTCGCCATGGGCATCAAGGAGCACATCATCTTCCCCGAGATCGACTATGACAAGGCCGAGACGATGCTCGGCATGGACATCATCGTCTGCACCACGGCGAAGACCGACGACGAGGCGCGCGCGCTCCTCAAGGCTTTCAATTTCCCGTTCCGGCAGTGA
- the rplX gene encoding 50S ribosomal protein L24 — protein sequence MAAKIKKGDKVVVLTGRDRGNTGEVLQVMPKDERAIVRGVNLVKRHQAQSQRQEGGIITKEATIHLSNLALQHPTTGKPVRVGFKVLEDGRKVRVAKGSGDQIDG from the coding sequence ATGGCCGCCAAGATCAAGAAGGGCGACAAGGTCGTCGTGCTGACCGGCCGCGACCGCGGCAACACCGGCGAGGTGCTCCAGGTCATGCCGAAGGACGAGCGCGCCATCGTGCGCGGCGTCAACCTCGTCAAGCGCCACCAGGCGCAGAGCCAGCGCCAGGAAGGCGGCATCATCACCAAGGAAGCGACGATCCACCTGTCGAACCTCGCCCTGCAGCACCCGACGACCGGCAAGCCGGTCCGCGTGGGCTTCAAGGTGCTCGAGGACGGCCGCAAGGTGCGCGTGGCCAAGGGTTCGGGAGATCAGATCGATGGCTGA
- the rplN gene encoding 50S ribosomal protein L14: MIQMQTNLDVADNSGARRVMCIKVIGGSKRKYAGVGDIIVVSIKEAIPRGRVKKGDVMKAVVVRTAKDIKRADGTVIRFDTNAAVIVNNQSEPVGTRIFGPVPRELRAKNHMKIISLAPEVL, from the coding sequence ATGATTCAGATGCAGACTAACCTCGATGTCGCAGACAATTCCGGCGCCCGCCGGGTCATGTGCATCAAGGTCATCGGCGGCTCCAAGCGGAAGTACGCCGGCGTGGGCGACATCATCGTCGTGTCCATCAAGGAAGCCATCCCGCGCGGCCGCGTGAAGAAGGGCGACGTGATGAAGGCCGTGGTGGTCCGCACCGCCAAGGACATCAAGCGCGCCGACGGCACCGTGATCCGCTTCGACACCAACGCGGCGGTGATCGTGAACAACCAGTCCGAGCCGGTCGGCACCCGCATCTTCGGGCCGGTGCCGCGCGAGCTGCGCGCCAAGAACCACATGAAGATCATCTCGCTGGCCCCGGAGGTGCTGTGA
- the rpsQ gene encoding 30S ribosomal protein S17: MPKRILQGVVVSDKQEKTVVVKVERRFTHPLLKKTVRRSKNYHAHDEARAFKVGDIVSIEETRPISKLKRWTVLGADAAKAPAAEASA; the protein is encoded by the coding sequence ATGCCGAAGCGTATCCTCCAGGGCGTGGTCGTCAGCGACAAGCAGGAGAAGACCGTGGTGGTGAAGGTGGAGCGCCGCTTCACCCATCCGCTGCTCAAGAAGACCGTGCGCCGCTCCAAGAACTACCACGCGCACGACGAGGCCCGCGCCTTCAAGGTGGGGGACATCGTCTCCATCGAGGAGACGCGGCCGATCTCCAAGCTGAAGCGCTGGACCGTCCTCGGGGCGGACGCCGCGAAGGCCCCCGCGGCCGAAGCCTCGGCCTGA
- the rpmC gene encoding 50S ribosomal protein L29, with protein sequence MKTKQRLSDLWVMSDDQLNDEVLRLKREQFNLRFRRATGQLENTATVRVVRRDIARAKTLAAMKRAAANG encoded by the coding sequence ATGAAGACCAAGCAGCGCCTGTCCGACCTCTGGGTCATGTCGGACGATCAGCTCAACGACGAAGTGCTTCGCTTGAAGCGCGAACAGTTCAACCTGCGCTTCCGGCGCGCCACCGGCCAGCTGGAGAACACAGCCACGGTCCGCGTGGTCCGTCGCGACATCGCCCGGGCCAAGACCCTGGCGGCGATGAAGCGCGCCGCAGCGAACGGGTGA
- the rplP gene encoding 50S ribosomal protein L16, with protein MLQPKRTRFRKAFKGRISGEAKGGFELNFGQYGLKAMEPERVTARQIEAARRALTRHMKRAGRVWIRIFPDVPVSKKPTEVRMGKGKGAPEFWAARVHPGRIMFELDGVPVDLAKEALRLAAAKLPIKTRFVERIAE; from the coding sequence ATGTTGCAACCCAAGCGAACCCGCTTCCGCAAGGCCTTCAAGGGCCGGATCAGCGGCGAAGCCAAGGGCGGCTTCGAGCTCAACTTCGGCCAGTACGGCCTGAAGGCGATGGAGCCGGAGCGCGTCACCGCCCGCCAGATCGAGGCCGCCCGCCGCGCCCTCACACGCCACATGAAGCGCGCCGGCCGCGTGTGGATCCGCATCTTCCCGGACGTGCCTGTGTCGAAGAAGCCGACCGAGGTCCGCATGGGCAAGGGCAAGGGCGCCCCTGAGTTCTGGGCGGCCCGCGTGCATCCCGGCCGCATCATGTTCGAGCTCGACGGCGTGCCGGTCGACCTCGCCAAGGAGGCGCTCCGCCTCGCCGCCGCGAAGCTGCCGATCAAGACGCGCTTCGTCGAACGCATCGCCGAGTGA
- the rpsC gene encoding 30S ribosomal protein S3, which translates to MGQKVNPIGLRLGINRTWDSRWFANKGEYGKLLHEDMKIREVLMAALKQAAISKIVIERPHRKCRVTIHSARPGVVIGKKGADIDKLRKMVSKITTSEVVINIVEVRKPEIDATLVADSIAQQLERRVAFRRAMKRAVQSAMRLGAEGIRINCAGRLGGAEIARQEWYREGRVPLHTLRADVDYGVATANTAYGTCGIKVWIFKGEILEHDPMAQDKRAQNQEHAPGGERRRRDDDRGGRDRDRDRRRERA; encoded by the coding sequence ATGGGTCAGAAGGTCAATCCGATCGGGCTGCGGCTCGGCATCAACCGCACCTGGGATTCGCGCTGGTTCGCCAACAAGGGCGAATACGGCAAGCTGCTCCACGAGGACATGAAGATCCGCGAGGTCCTCATGGCGGCGCTGAAGCAGGCGGCGATCTCCAAGATCGTCATCGAGCGTCCGCACCGGAAGTGCCGCGTCACCATCCACTCGGCGCGTCCGGGCGTGGTGATCGGCAAGAAGGGCGCCGACATCGACAAGCTGCGCAAGATGGTGTCGAAGATCACCACCTCCGAGGTGGTCATCAACATCGTCGAGGTGCGCAAGCCCGAGATCGACGCCACCCTGGTGGCCGATTCCATCGCGCAGCAGCTCGAGCGCCGCGTCGCCTTCCGCCGCGCCATGAAGCGCGCCGTGCAGTCGGCGATGCGCCTCGGCGCCGAGGGCATCCGCATCAACTGCGCCGGCCGCCTCGGCGGCGCCGAGATCGCCCGCCAGGAGTGGTACCGCGAGGGCCGCGTGCCGCTGCACACGCTGCGCGCCGACGTGGACTACGGCGTCGCCACGGCCAACACGGCCTACGGCACCTGCGGCATCAAGGTGTGGATCTTCAAGGGCGAGATCCTCGAGCACGATCCGATGGCGCAGGACAAGCGCGCCCAGAACCAGGAGCACGCTCCGGGTGGCGAGCGTCGCCGTCGTGACGACGACCGTGGCGGCCGCGATCGCGACCGTGACCGCCGGCGCGAGCGGGCCTGA
- the rplV gene encoding 50S ribosomal protein L22 — protein MSKQAKPRALPENEAKCVARMLRVSPQKLNLLAQLIRGKKVETALADLEFSRKRISHEVKKALESAIANAENNHELDVDDLIVSEAYVGKAMVMKRFSPRARGRAGRIEKPFSNLTIVVREVQPAA, from the coding sequence ATGAGCAAGCAGGCTAAGCCCCGCGCGCTCCCCGAGAACGAGGCGAAGTGCGTCGCGCGCATGCTGCGCGTGTCCCCGCAGAAGCTGAACCTGCTGGCTCAGCTCATCCGCGGCAAGAAGGTCGAGACGGCCCTCGCCGACCTCGAATTCTCCCGCAAGCGGATCTCCCACGAGGTCAAGAAGGCGCTGGAGTCCGCCATCGCCAACGCCGAGAACAACCACGAGCTCGACGTCGACGACCTGATCGTGTCCGAGGCCTACGTCGGCAAGGCGATGGTCATGAAGCGCTTCAGCCCCCGCGCCCGCGGCCGGGCCGGCCGCATCGAGAAGCCCTTCTCGAACCTCACGATCGTCGTCCGCGAAGTCCAGCCGGCGGCCTGA
- the rpsS gene encoding 30S ribosomal protein S19 yields the protein MSRSIWKGPFVDGYLLKKADTVRSGGRSEVIKMWSRRSTILPQFVGLTFGVHNGHKHVPVTVTEDMIGHKFGEFSPTRTFHGHAADKKSKR from the coding sequence ATGTCACGTTCGATCTGGAAGGGTCCCTTCGTCGACGGTTACCTGCTCAAGAAGGCAGACACCGTGCGCTCGGGCGGCCGCTCCGAAGTCATCAAGATGTGGAGCCGCCGCTCCACCATCCTGCCGCAGTTCGTGGGGCTGACCTTCGGCGTCCACAACGGCCACAAGCACGTCCCGGTGACCGTCACCGAGGACATGATCGGCCACAAGTTCGGCGAGTTCTCGCCCACCCGCACGTTCCACGGCCACGCCGCGGACAAGAAGTCCAAGAGGTGA
- the rplB gene encoding 50S ribosomal protein L2 — MALKTFKPVTPSLRQLVIVDRSGLWKGKPLKTLTEGLSKSGGRSNTGRITVRFRGGGHKQTYRIIDFKRRKLDQPAKVERVEYDPNRTSFIALVRYADGEARYIIAPQKLGVGDEVVSSAQADVKPGNAMPLAAIPVGTIVHNIEMKIGKGGAIARSAGSYAQIVGRDAGYVSLRLSSGEQRLINGQCFATVGSVSNPDHMNISYGKAGRRRWLGRRPHNRGVTMNPVDHPHGGGEGRTSGGRHPVTPWGKPTKGKKTRTNKTTGKFIVASRHARKK, encoded by the coding sequence ATGGCACTGAAGACATTCAAGCCGGTCACGCCGAGCCTTCGCCAGCTCGTGATCGTCGACCGCAGCGGCCTCTGGAAGGGCAAGCCGCTGAAGACCCTCACCGAGGGCCTGTCCAAGTCGGGCGGCCGCTCGAACACCGGCCGCATCACCGTGCGGTTCCGGGGCGGCGGTCACAAGCAGACCTACCGCATCATCGACTTCAAGCGCCGCAAGCTCGACCAGCCGGCGAAGGTGGAGCGGGTCGAGTACGACCCGAACCGCACCTCCTTCATCGCTCTGGTGCGCTACGCCGACGGCGAGGCCCGCTACATCATCGCGCCGCAGAAGCTCGGCGTCGGCGACGAGGTGGTGTCGAGCGCCCAGGCGGACGTGAAGCCCGGCAACGCCATGCCGCTGGCCGCGATCCCGGTGGGCACGATCGTGCACAACATCGAGATGAAGATCGGCAAGGGCGGCGCCATTGCCCGCTCGGCCGGCTCCTACGCGCAGATCGTCGGCCGCGACGCGGGCTACGTGTCGCTGCGTCTGTCGTCGGGCGAGCAGCGCCTGATCAACGGCCAGTGCTTCGCCACCGTCGGCTCGGTGTCGAACCCCGACCACATGAACATCTCCTACGGCAAGGCGGGCCGCCGCCGCTGGCTCGGCCGGCGCCCGCACAACCGCGGCGTGACCATGAACCCGGTCGACCATCCGCACGGCGGCGGTGAGGGCCGCACCTCGGGCGGCCGTCACCCGGTGACCCCGTGGGGCAAGCCCACCAAGGGCAAGAAGACGCGCACCAACAAGACGACGGGCAAGTTCATCGTCGCCTCCCGCCACGCCCGGAAGAAGTGA
- a CDS encoding 50S ribosomal protein L23, translating to MSQDPRHYDVILSPVITEKATAATDYNQVVFKVAKTATKPQIKAAVEQLFDVKVEAVNTLIRKGKAKTFRGVRGRQADLKKAVVTLAAGHKIDVTTGL from the coding sequence ATGAGCCAGGACCCCCGCCACTACGACGTGATCCTGTCGCCGGTCATCACCGAGAAGGCCACCGCCGCGACCGACTACAACCAGGTCGTCTTCAAGGTCGCCAAGACCGCGACGAAGCCGCAGATCAAGGCCGCCGTGGAGCAGCTCTTCGACGTCAAGGTCGAGGCAGTCAACACGCTGATCCGCAAGGGCAAGGCCAAGACGTTCCGCGGCGTCCGCGGTCGCCAGGCCGACCTCAAGAAGGCCGTCGTGACCCTCGCGGCCGGCCACAAGATCGACGTCACCACGGGTCTCTGA
- the rplD gene encoding 50S ribosomal protein L4 codes for MKIDITSLDGQTDGSVELDDTIFGLEPRQDIIARMVRYQLAKRRAGTHKTKGRAEIARTGKKLYKQKGTGSARHGSARVPQFRGGGRAFGPVVRSHAHDLPKKVRALALRHALSSKAAEGDLVVWNAASAAEHKTKLLKEKFATAGLTSALIIDGAAVEENFARAARNIPLIDVLPVRGINVYDILRRNKLVLTKAAVDALELRFK; via the coding sequence ATGAAGATCGACATCACCTCCCTCGACGGCCAGACCGACGGCTCGGTCGAGCTCGACGACACCATCTTCGGCCTGGAGCCGCGCCAGGACATCATCGCCCGCATGGTGCGCTACCAGCTCGCCAAGCGGCGCGCCGGCACGCACAAGACCAAGGGCCGCGCCGAGATCGCCCGCACGGGCAAGAAGCTCTACAAGCAGAAGGGCACTGGCTCGGCCCGCCACGGCTCAGCCCGCGTGCCGCAGTTCCGCGGCGGCGGTCGCGCCTTCGGCCCCGTGGTGCGCTCGCACGCCCACGATCTGCCGAAGAAGGTGCGCGCCCTGGCGCTGCGCCACGCGCTGTCCTCCAAGGCGGCGGAAGGCGACCTGGTCGTGTGGAACGCCGCCTCCGCGGCCGAGCACAAGACGAAGCTCCTCAAGGAGAAGTTCGCCACCGCCGGCCTGACGAGCGCGCTGATCATCGACGGCGCCGCCGTCGAGGAGAACTTCGCCCGCGCGGCCCGCAACATCCCGCTGATCGACGTGCTGCCGGTGCGGGGGATCAACGTCTACGACATTCTGCGTCGCAACAAGCTGGTCCTGACCAAGGCTGCGGTGGACGCGCTGGAGCTGCGATTCAAATGA
- the rplC gene encoding 50S ribosomal protein L3, translating to MRSGVIAQKVGMTRIFTDAGEHVPVTVLKLDGCQVVAHRTAEVNGYSALQIGIGKAKVKNVSKAERQRFAIANVEPKMKLAEFRVEADRMIPVGAEFQADHFVPGQFVDVTGTSTGKGFAGPMKRWNFGGLRATHGVSVSHRSHGSTGGRQDPGKTFKNKKMAGHMGVDRVTTLNLKVVRTDVERGLILVQGAVPGHDGGYIFVRDAIKKAPHKDLPMPGKFRMASEATAAPADAPAADAASEG from the coding sequence ATGCGGTCAGGTGTCATCGCCCAGAAGGTCGGAATGACCCGAATCTTCACGGATGCGGGCGAACATGTGCCGGTGACGGTGCTCAAACTCGACGGTTGCCAGGTCGTCGCGCATCGCACGGCCGAGGTGAACGGCTACAGCGCGCTGCAGATCGGGATCGGCAAGGCCAAGGTGAAGAACGTGTCGAAGGCCGAGCGCCAGCGCTTCGCCATCGCCAACGTCGAGCCGAAGATGAAGCTGGCCGAGTTCCGGGTCGAGGCGGATCGCATGATCCCCGTCGGCGCCGAGTTCCAGGCCGACCATTTCGTGCCGGGTCAGTTCGTCGATGTGACGGGCACCTCGACCGGCAAGGGCTTCGCCGGCCCCATGAAGCGCTGGAACTTCGGCGGCCTGCGCGCCACGCACGGCGTGTCGGTGTCGCACCGCTCGCACGGTTCGACCGGCGGCCGGCAGGACCCCGGCAAGACCTTCAAGAACAAGAAGATGGCCGGCCACATGGGCGTCGACCGCGTGACCACCCTGAACCTCAAGGTCGTGCGCACGGACGTCGAGCGCGGCCTGATCCTCGTCCAGGGCGCGGTGCCGGGCCACGACGGCGGCTACATCTTCGTCCGCGACGCCATCAAGAAGGCGCCCCACAAGGACCTGCCGATGCCCGGCAAGTTCCGCATGGCCTCCGAGGCCACCGCCGCCCCGGCTGACGCGCCGGCCGCCGACGCCGCCAGCGAGGGCTGA
- the rpsJ gene encoding 30S ribosomal protein S10 gives MNGQNIRIRLKAFDHRVLDASTKEIVSTARRTGAQVRGPIPLPTRIEKFTVNRSPHVDKKSREQFEIRTHKRVLDIVDPTPQTVDALMKLDLAAGVDVEIKI, from the coding sequence ATGAACGGTCAAAACATCCGCATCCGCCTCAAGGCCTTCGACCACCGCGTGCTCGATGCCTCGACCAAGGAGATCGTCTCGACCGCACGCCGCACCGGCGCGCAGGTTCGGGGTCCGATTCCGCTCCCCACGAGGATCGAGAAGTTCACCGTGAACCGTTCGCCCCACGTGGACAAGAAGTCCCGCGAGCAGTTCGAGATCCGCACGCACAAGCGCGTTCTCGACATCGTGGATCCCACTCCGCAGACGGTCGACGCGCTGATGAAGCTCGATCTGGCCGCCGGCGTCGACGTCGAGATCAAGATCTGA
- the tuf gene encoding elongation factor Tu: MAKEKFSRNKPHCNIGTIGHVDHGKTSLTAAITKILAETGGATFTAYDQIDKAPEEKARGITISTAHVEYETKNRHYAHVDCPGHADYVKNMITGAAQMDGAILVVSAADGPMPQTREHILLARQVGVPALVVFMNKVDMVDDAELLELVELEIRELLSKYDFPGDDIPITQGSALCALENKRPEIGHDAVLKLMETVDAYIPQPERPKDQPFLMPVEDVFSISGRGTVVTGRIERGVVKVGEEIEIVGLKATVKTTVTGVEMFRKLLDQGEAGDNVGCLLRGTKREDVERGQILCKPGSVKPHTKFKAEAYILTKDEGGRHTPFFTNYRPQFYFRTTDVTGIVTLPEGTEMVMPGDNVTMTVALIVPIAMEEKLRFAIREGGRTVGAGVVASIIE, from the coding sequence ATGGCTAAGGAAAAGTTCTCGCGGAATAAGCCGCACTGCAACATCGGCACCATCGGCCACGTCGATCACGGCAAGACGTCGCTGACCGCGGCCATCACCAAGATCCTCGCCGAGACCGGCGGCGCCACCTTCACCGCCTACGACCAGATCGACAAGGCCCCCGAGGAAAAGGCCCGCGGCATCACGATCTCGACCGCCCACGTCGAGTACGAGACCAAGAACCGCCACTACGCGCACGTCGACTGCCCCGGCCACGCCGACTACGTGAAGAACATGATCACGGGCGCGGCCCAGATGGACGGCGCGATCCTGGTCGTGTCGGCTGCCGACGGCCCGATGCCCCAGACCCGCGAGCACATCCTGCTCGCCCGTCAGGTCGGCGTCCCGGCGCTGGTCGTGTTCATGAACAAGGTCGACATGGTCGACGACGCCGAGCTGCTCGAGCTCGTCGAGCTCGAGATCCGCGAGCTGCTGTCGAAGTACGACTTCCCCGGCGACGACATCCCGATCACCCAGGGCTCGGCCCTCTGCGCGCTCGAGAACAAGCGCCCGGAGATCGGCCACGACGCCGTCCTGAAGCTGATGGAGACGGTCGACGCCTACATCCCGCAGCCGGAGCGTCCGAAGGATCAGCCCTTCCTGATGCCGGTCGAGGACGTGTTCTCGATCTCGGGCCGCGGCACCGTGGTGACCGGCCGCATCGAGCGCGGCGTCGTCAAGGTCGGCGAGGAAATCGAGATCGTCGGCCTGAAGGCCACCGTGAAGACCACGGTCACCGGCGTCGAGATGTTCCGCAAGCTGCTCGACCAGGGCGAGGCGGGCGACAACGTCGGCTGCCTGCTGCGCGGCACGAAGCGCGAGGACGTCGAGCGCGGCCAGATCCTGTGCAAGCCCGGCTCCGTGAAGCCCCACACCAAGTTCAAGGCTGAGGCCTACATCCTCACCAAGGACGAGGGTGGCCGCCACACGCCGTTCTTCACGAACTACCGCCCGCAGTTCTACTTCCGCACCACGGACGTGACCGGCATCGTGACCCTCCCCGAGGGCACGGAGATGGTGATGCCCGGCGACAACGTGACCATGACGGTGGCGCTGATCGTGCCGATCGCCATGGAGGAGAAGCTGCGCTTCGCCATCCGCGAGGGCGGCCGCACCGTGGGCGCCGGCGTCGTCGCCTCCATCATCGAATAA